From Amycolatopsis sp. WQ 127309:
TGACGTTCTGACGCTCTTCGTCGACGAGGACTACCCGGCCGACCCCTACCCGGGGACCCGGCCGGGTTTCTCCTTCGTGCACACCGACGGCGCCGGCTATCCCCTGGACACGGCGCCGGACGGCTGGCGCGAACGCCAGGCCGTGCTGGCGTACGGCTCCAACGCGAACCCGTCGAAGATCAGCTGGATGCGCGCCGAGCTGGGCCTGCGGGGCCCGGTCGTCGTCGCGCACGCCCGGTGCGACGGCCTCGCCGCGGTCTGGGCGTCCGGCCTGCGCTACCGCGACGGCCAGCGCCCGGCGACGCTCACCGCGCTGCCGGGCGTCGAGGAGCACGCCGTCTGGTTCGTGACGCCGGACCAGCTCGCGGTGCTGGACGTCTGCGAGGGCCGCGGCAACCGCTACCACCTGGTCCGGCTGACCGACCCGGACATCACGCTCGAAGACGGCAGCAAGGTCACCGACGTCCTGGCCTACATCGGCGCGATGCCGATCCGCTTCCCGTTGCTGGTCGACGGCAAGCCGGTGCGCACCGCCGACGTCCCACAGGCGCAGGCGATCGAGCTGCGGGGCGAGGAAGCGCCCGGTCCGGGCGTCGCGTGCGAGGTCGTCGAGCCGCCGGACGGGCGCACCTTCCCCTAGACCAGCTTCCCGGGGTTCAGGATCCCGGTCGGGTCCACAGCGGACTTCGCCGCGCGCAGCACCTCGACGCCGAGCTTGCCGATCTCCGCGCTCAGGTACGGCGCGTGGTCGACGCCGACGGCGTGGTGGTGCGAAATCGTGCCCAGGCCGCTGATCGCCTCGCACGCCGCGGCCTTCGCGCGCTGCCACTGCCCGACCGGGTCGGCCTGGTCACGCGCGGTCAGCACCGTGAAGTACAGCGACGCGCCCGTCTCGTACGCGTGCGAGATGTGGCACATGACGATCGCGCGGCCCAGCGACGCCGTGAGCGCCGCGCGGACGTCGTCGCGCAGTTCGTCCACAGTGGACCAGTACGTCGCGGTCTCCAGCGTCTCGACGCACACGCCGCGGTCCATCAGGGCGTCGCGCTGGCGCGGGCCGCCGAACCGGCCGTGCCGCCAGGACTCGCCGAGCGCCTTGCCGACGCGCACCGCGCCGAGCGCTTTCAGCCGGCGCGTGGTCTCGCGGCGTCGGACCGCGACGTCGTGCGCGGTGCCTTCCCAGCCGACGATGAGGAAACACGGCCGCCGCACCCCGCGCGCGGCCAGGTACCTGCGCAGCGCCGTCGTCTTGAGCCCGGCGTTCAGCGCGAGCGAGACCTCGGTCTCGTCCACATCGGACAGCCGGGTGACGTCGGCGAGCACGTGGTTCTGGGCGAGGTCGCGGACCGCCGCCGCGCCGGCTTCCCAGCCGGGCAGCGCGTAACCCTCGTACCGCTTGACCGGCGGCGCCGGCCGGACGCGCAGCGAGACCTCCGTGATGACGCCGAGCGTGCCTTCGCTGCCGACGGCGAGCTGGCGCAGGTCGGGGCCGGCCGCGGACGCCGGGGCAACGCCGAGCTTCCACTCGCCGCGCGGGGTAGCCAGCCGGACGCCCGTGACCATGTCCTCGAACCGGCCGTAGCCCGACGACGCCTGGCCGGCCGAGCGCGTCGCCGCGAAGCCGCCGATCGTGGCGCGTTCGAACGACTGCGGGATGTGCCCGAGGGTCAGGCCGCGCTCGCCGAGCAGCCGCTCGGCTTCCGGCCCGCGGACGCCGGCCTGCAGCACGGCGATGCGCGATTCGGTGTCGACCGACACCAGCGCGTCGAGCCGGACGAGGTCGAGCGCGATCACGGACGTCTTCCCGCCGCTGAGCGCCGCGACCCCACCGACCACAGAGGTCCCGCCGCCGAACGGGACAACTCCGACATCGTGGCGCACGCAGACGTCGAGCACCGCCTGGACCTCGTCCGGCCCGGCGGGCAGCACGACCGCGTCCGGCACCGGGAAGTCCGCCGCGGACGACCGACGGCGCAGGAGATCCAGGTAGGACAGCCCGGTGGCCCGCGCGAGCCGCGCCGCGTCGTCGACCAGCACGTTCGCGGTTCCGACGACCTCGGACAGCGCTTCCACTGCAGACTCGACCAAACTTGACGACGGTATTTTCACCGTCAATTCGGCCACCTGTGCAGCGCCGGGAGCCACCTGGCCTATACGCTGTTCAAGCCACTTCGCCGCCCGCGCGGGCAGCTGGGCGGCGTCGGCGGCTTCCGCGGTCCAGGACTGACGGAGACGGTGGTCAATCAGCTCGTTCACGACTACAGTGTGACATATGGACGTGAAACGTCACACCACGCAGACCGCGGGATCTTCCGCGCTCGCGGACACCCGTAACCGGCAGACGGCGACGCGAGTGGCCGATGACGTGCTGCTCGACGCCGCGCGCACCTGCGTGCTGGCCGTCGGTGTGCGCCGCACCACACTCGCCGAAATCGCCCGCACCGCCCGCGTCAGCCGGATGACCGTCTACCGCCGGTTCCCGGACGTGCGCAGCGTGCTCGCCGCGTTGATGACGCGCGAGTTCAGCGGCCTGCTCCGCACGGCGAGCGAACGCGGCGCCGAGGCGGCGGACAGCCGTGAGCGGCTCGTGCTCATCGCCTCGGCCGGCATCCGCGCGCTGTCGAACGACCCGCTGTTCCGCACACTGCTCGACGTCGACCCCGAACTGGTGCTGCCGTACATCGTGGAGCGGCTCGGCGCGACCCAGCGGTTCGCCGAGCAGGTGCTGCACCAGCTGCTCGAAGCCGGCCACCAGGACGGCTCGGTCCGGCGCGCGCCGGTCGCGGCGCAGGCCCGGTCGGTGCTGCTGCTGGTCCAGTCCTTCGCGTTCTCGCTGCGGCCGGCCACGATGGACCTCGACCCGGCGGCGCTGATGGCGGAGTTCACCCACGTGCTCGACGCGGCCTTGAAACCATGACGTCCGGTTCGCTCAACGCGCAGCGCCGCGAACGCGAGCTCGCGGAACTGGCGTCGGGCGAGCGCGTCGACGTCATCGTGGTCGGCGGCGGCGTCACCGGCGCCGGGATCGCGCTCGACGCGGCGTCCCGCGGCCTGTCGGTGGCGCTCGTCGAGGCGCACGACCTCGCCTTCGGGACGTCACGCTGGTCGTCGAAGCTCGTCCACGGCGGACTGCGGTACCTGGCGCACGGCGAACTGGGCTTGGCGCACGAGAGCGCGGTCGAGCGCGGCATCATGATGACGCGCACGGCACCGCACCTCACGCGCGCGATGCCGCAGCTGTTCCCGTTGTACCCCAGCACATCCCGGACGCAGCAGGCGCTGGTGTCGGCGGGCTTGCGCGCGGGCGACGGCCTCCGCCGAGCCGCGCGCACGCCGTCGTCGGTGCTGCCGCGCCCGCGCACGATCCCGGCCGCCGAAGCCCTGGCGCTGGCACCCGGGTTGTCCCCTTACGGCTTGCGCGGCGCGTTGCTGGCCTACGACGGCGCTCTTGTCGACGACGCCCGCCTGGTCATCACCCTGGCGCGCACGGCCGCGACGTTCGGCGCCCGCATCCTGACCCGGCTGTCGGCGCTCTCGGTGACGGCCGACCGCGTCCGCGTCCGCGACGGCGTTTCGGGCGACGAGCTGGACCTGGTCGCCCGCCAGGTGATCAACGCGACGGGCGTCTGGGCCGGCACGCTGACCGGCTCGGTCCGCCTGCGCCCGTCGCGCGGTTCGCACCTGGTGCTGGCGCCGGGAACGGTCCCGATGGGCACGACGTCGATCAACATCGGCGTGCCGGGCGAGACCAACCGCTTCGTGTTCCTGCTCCCCCAGCCGGACGGCCGCGTCTACTTGGGACTGACGGACGAGCCGGTTTCGGGCCCATTGCCGGACGTACCAACGGTTCCCGAGTCCGATGTGGACTTCCTGCTGTCACTGGCGTCGTCGGTCCTGTCACGCCCGCTGACCCGCGACGACATCGCGGGCTCGTACGCCGGCCTGCGCCCGCTGATCGAGGGCACGGGCGGCCGATCGGCGGACCTGTCCCGCAAACACGCGGTGCTGGCGGGTTCCGACGGCCTGCTGACGGTGGTGGGCGGCAAGCTCACGACCTACCGGCGCATGGCGGAAGACGCGGTCGACGCCGCGGTCCGGCTGGCCGGACTGCCGGCTTCGCCTTGCCGAACGGCCCGGCTCCCCCTGCTGGGCGCGGCCCGCCGCGAGGATCTGTCCCTTGTGGACGCTCAACCCCGCTTGGTAGCCAAGTACGGCACGGAGGCCCCACGGGTCGCGGCACTGGGCGAGCTGGACGCGGAGTTCGCGGCCCCGGTGTCCGACGGCACGGAGATCACCGCGGCGGAGATCGTCTGGGCGGTCCGCAACGAGGGCGCCCTGGACGTCGAGGACGTCCTGGAGCGCCGCACCCGCCTGTCCCTCATCCCGTCCGACGCCGCCGCGGCGACCCCGCGCGTGGCGGAGCTGGTCGACAAAGCCCTGGCCGGCCTGGCCTGATCCCGAGGCTCTCATACGCCCCAATGTGGCGTTGGGTGCGCTGGACGCACCGAACGCCACATTGGGTGCGTCAGATGCACCCAACGCCACATTGGGGCGCTTCGGCGCGCGCGAAAACTGAGGCTTGATGTTCTCTTAAGTTGACGAGTCGTTGGGTTTTTGCAACAGTACGTTTTATGAGTCCGGTCAGACGCGGCAAGGAGCTGCCGATCCACAACCGGCTGCCCGTGTTGAGAGCCGAACGCGGGATGAGCCGGGCCGCGCTGGCGAATGCCGTCGAAGTGAACCCGCAGACCATCGGGGCGCTCGAGCGCGGCGACCACTATCCGAGCCTGGACCTGGCCTTCCGGATCTGCGCGGTGTTCGACCTGCCGGTCGAAGCGGTGTTCAGCCGCGAGCCGTTCCTGCCACTGTCCACCCAGGTTTACCGCGAGGGGGGAGCATGACCATGATCGAACAGCAGGGTCGGCTGGCGGCCTACTGGGAACGTCAGCTCGACAAGATGGACGAACGCGAACTGCGGCACGCCCAGCGGCTGCCGGGCTGGCGCGACCGGCGGCACCGGCGCGCGCTGGCCGGAGTGCTGGCCGGCGCCGACCTGGTGCTCGTCGGCAGCGCGGCCGTCTTCACCTTGGTCTCGCCGTGGCTGTACTTCGGCCTCTGGATGGGCTCGCTGCTCGCCGGCGGAGCCGCCTTCACGCTGCTGAAGATCCTGACCGGCCGGATGAGCGGGAGCTTCTCCCGGCTGCTGGACGAGCGCGAACGCGAGTGGCGCCACCGCGTCACCTACATCGGCTACCTGGCGCTCGTCGCGCTGATGCTGGTCGCGATGTTCTACACCCTGGTCGTCGCCGGGCAGGCCGAGGGCGCGTTCCGCGGCGTGATGATGATGTCCGCGCTGCTGGTCACCGGCACCACCGTCCCGCCCGTCGTGCTGGGCTGGTCGCTGCCGGACGACGACCCCGAGGACTTCGAAGAGGGGGACGCACATGGGTGAGGGGAACCTGGAGATCGACGCGATCTCCAAGCGCTACGGCGCGAAAGTGGCGCTCGACGGCGTCACGTTCGACGTCCGCGCCGGCGAGCTGTTCGGCTTCGTCGGCAGCAACGGCGCGGGCAAGACCACGACGATACGGATCGCACTGGGGGTGCTGGCCGCGGACGGCGGCGAGGTCCGCTTCGACGGCAAGCCGATCACGCACGAAACCCGCACGCACATCGGCTACATGCCGGAGGAACGCGGGCTGTACCCGAAGATGAAGGTGCTGGACCAGCTCGTCTACCTCGCCGAGCTGCACGGCCTGACCACGAACGAAGCCCACCGCAACGCCGAAGCCTGGATCACCCGGCTCGGGCTGGCCGAGCGCCGCAAGGACGAGGTGCAGAAGCTCAGCCTCGGCAACCAGCAGCGCGTCCAGCTGGCCGCGGCGCTGGTGCACGACCCGGCCGTGCTGGTGCTCGACGAGCCGTTCTCCGGCCTCGACCCGCTGGCCGTCGACGTGATGAGCGCGGTGCTGCGCGAGAAGGCCGCGGCCGGCGTGCCGGTCGTGTTCTCCAGCCACCAGCTCGACCTCGTCGAACGGCTCTGCGACCGCGTCGGGATCATCCGCAACGGCCGGATGGTCGCCGTCGGCACCGTCGGCGAGCTGACCGCCGAAGCCGGCAGCAAGCTCGTGGTGACGGCGCCGGGTGCGCGTCCCGGCTGGGCCGCGAGCCTGCCCGGCGTGCGCGTGCTGGAGGAACGCGACACGACCACCGTGCTCGGCCTCGAACCGAGCGCCGACGACCAGGCCGTGCTCGCCGCCGCGCTGTCGACCGGGCCGGTCACCGAGTTCAGCCACCGCCGCCGCACACTGACGGAGCTGTTCCGCGATGCCGTCTCCCAGAACGACACAGCGGACAAGGGGGAGCCACGATGAGGACGCTGAATGGCCGGCGAGCTGTCTGGCTCGTGATGAAACGCGAGCTGAACACGCGGCTGCGCACCCGCTCGTTCGTGATCGGCACCGTCGTGATGCTGGTGCTGCTGCTGGGTTACGTCGGGTTCCAGACGGCGCTGGCCGGGGCGGCGGACAAGCGCACGGTCGGGCTGACCGGGCAGGCCATCGGGATCGCCCAGCAGCTGCAGACCAAGGCGGCGCAGTCGGGCCAGCAGATCTCGACGGTCATCGTCACCGACCCCGCCGAGGGCAAGCAGAAGGTCGAGGACGGCGACTTCGACGCGCTCGTCTCGGGCAGCGCGGCGAAGCTGACCGCCACCTATAAGTCCTCTTTGGACAACAGCCTGCGCACGGTGCTCGACCAGGTCGCGCAGCAGCAGGTGCTCGACGGCGTCCTCTCGGCCGCGCAGCTCGAACCCGCCGACGTGATGGCGCAGGTCAACGGCACCCACGTGCAGGACGACGCGCTGTCGCCGGAGCCCGCCGACCACACGGAACGGCTCATCCTCGGCGTGATCGTCGCGTTCCTGCTCTACATCAGCATCATCACCTACGGCATGATGGTCGCCCAGGGCGTCGTCGAGGAGAAGTCGAGCCGGGTCGTGGAGATCCTGCTCGCCAGCGTGCGGCCGTGGCAGCTGTTGCTGGGCAAGGTGATCGGGCTCGGCCTGGTCGGCCTGACGCAGCTGGTCATCCTCGCCGCGGCCGGGCTCGTCGCGGCGACGGCGACCGGGGTGCTGTCCCTGACCGGCTTCGCGACCGGCGCGTTGCTGTGGGGCCTGCTCTGGTACCTGCTCGGGTTCCTCTTGTACGCCACGATCTACGGCGCGCTCGGCTCGCTCGTGTCGCGGCAGGAGGACACGCAGTCCGTGGTCGGGCCGATCAACATCGTGCTGATCATCGGGTTCGTCTCCGGGTTCAACCTGCTCCTGCAGGACCCGGACGGCACGGCGACCAAGGTCGTCTCGCTGATCCCGCTGCTCTCGCCGATCCTGATGCCGGCCCGGATCGCGACCGGCGCCGCGACCGGCTGGGAGATCGGGCTGTCGCTCGGGCTGACCGTCGCGCTGGTCGCGCTGCTCACCTGGCTGGGCGGCAAGATCTACGGCAACAGCGTGCTGCGCATCGGTAGCCGCATCAAGCTGTCGGAGGCCCTGCGCGGCTGAGCCATCACGACGTGATCTGGCCGTACCGCTCCAAGGACACCTGGCGCTCGTGGGCGTGGTCGACCATCGGCTCCGGGTAGTCCTTGGGGCGGTCCTTCAGCTTGTGGACCGCTTTCCCCTGCACCGGACGCAGTTCCGGCACGTACTTGCGGACGTAGTCGCCGTTCGGGTCGAACTTCTCCCCCTGCGTCGTCGGGTTGAAGATCCGGAAGTACGGCGCCGCGTCGGTGCCGCTGCCCGCCACCCACTGCCAGTTCAGCTGGTTCGACGCGAGATCGCCGTCCACGAGGTGGTTCATGAAGTGCCGCGCGCCCTGCCACCACGGCAGGTGCAGGTCCTTCACCAGGAAGCTCGCGACGACCATCCGGACGCGGTTGTGCATCCAGCCCTCGGCCAGCAGCTGCCGCATCCCGGCGTCGACGATCGGGTAGCCCGTCTTCCCGGCGCACCACCGCTCGAAGGCCTCGCGGTCGTCGTCGTGGCTCATCTTGTCGAAGCGCTTGTCGTAGTTCTTGCGCGCGGTTTCCGGCCGGTGCCACAGGACGTCGGCGTGGAACTCGCGCCAGCACAGCTCGCTGCGCAGCGACTTCGCGCCGACGCGGTCATCACCGGCGAGGTCCGCCAGCAGCGTCCGCGGGTGGACGCACCCCCAGCGCAGGTACGGCGAAATCCGCGTGGTGCCCTCACGATCCGGCCGGTCGCGGTCCTCGTCGTAGGTGTCGACGCCGCCGTCGAGGAAGGCGTGCCAGACGTCCAGCGCGGCCTGCTCCCCCGGCTCGGGCAGCACCGCGGAAACGCGCGGCGGCTTGGGGATCTTCAACGACTTCGGCGGCTCGACCCAGTCCACAAGGGACGGCCCGGTGTCCGCGGGCGCGCGCCAGCCGTGCGCGGTCCAGGCGCGGAAGAACGGCGTGAAGACGCGGTACGGGTCGCCGTCCGGCTTGGTGACGCGCCCGGGCGCCACCGCGTACGGCGAGCCCGTCTCCACCCAGTCGATGTTGTTCTCCGCCAAGGCCTTCGCGACCTCGGCGTCCCGGCGCCGGCCGTACGGGCCGGTGTCGGCGCTGACGTGCACCGCGGACGCGCCGACCTTCTTCGCGGCTTTCACGACCTCGGCCGCCGGGTCACCGCGCACCAGCATCAGCCGACCGCCGAGCTGCTCGTCGAGCTTCTCCAGGCAGCCGTAGAGGAACGCCGTCCGCACATCGCCGGACGGCTTCAGCAGCGCCTCGTCGAGGACGTACAGCGCGAGGACGTGCTTGCTGTGCTTCGACGCTTCCAGCAGGGCGGCGTGGTCGCCCAGCCGCAGGTCGCGGCGGAACCACAGGACAACCGGCGCTTCTTTGGTCACGCCGGACAACGATAAGCGCCCCGCCGTGCCAGTGCACGACGGGGCGGTTATCCGGGTTAAAACGCTCAGCGCTCCGACATCGGGGTGTAGTCCCGCGACGCGTGGCCGGTGTAGATCTGCCGCGGGCGGCCGATCTTGGTGGCCGGGTCGTTGATCATCTCGCGCCAGTGCGCGATCCAGCCCGGCAGGCGGCCGAGCGCGAACAGCACCGTGAAGAACTTCGTCGGGAAGCCCAGCGCCCGGTAGATCAGGCCGGTGTAGAAGTCCACGTTCGGGTACAGCTTGCGCGAAACGAAGTAATCGTCCGAAAGCGCGGTTTCCTCGAGCTTCTTGGCGATGTCGAGCAGCTGGTCGCCGCCCTTCAGCTTGCCGAGGATCTCGTCGGCGGTGTTCTTGATGATCTTCGCGCGCGGGTCGTAGTTCTTGTAGACCCGGTGCCCGAAGCCCATCAGCTTCACGCCCTTTTCCTTGTTCTTCACCCGCTCGACGAACTTGGCGACGTCGCCGCCGTCGTTCTTGATGCCCTCGAGCATGTCGAGCACCGCGGCGTTCGCACCGCCGTGCAGCGGGCCGAACAGCGCGT
This genomic window contains:
- a CDS encoding helix-turn-helix transcriptional regulator, which gives rise to MSPVRRGKELPIHNRLPVLRAERGMSRAALANAVEVNPQTIGALERGDHYPSLDLAFRICAVFDLPVEAVFSREPFLPLSTQVYREGGA
- a CDS encoding deoxyribodipyrimidine photo-lyase, with the protein product MTKEAPVVLWFRRDLRLGDHAALLEASKHSKHVLALYVLDEALLKPSGDVRTAFLYGCLEKLDEQLGGRLMLVRGDPAAEVVKAAKKVGASAVHVSADTGPYGRRRDAEVAKALAENNIDWVETGSPYAVAPGRVTKPDGDPYRVFTPFFRAWTAHGWRAPADTGPSLVDWVEPPKSLKIPKPPRVSAVLPEPGEQAALDVWHAFLDGGVDTYDEDRDRPDREGTTRISPYLRWGCVHPRTLLADLAGDDRVGAKSLRSELCWREFHADVLWHRPETARKNYDKRFDKMSHDDDREAFERWCAGKTGYPIVDAGMRQLLAEGWMHNRVRMVVASFLVKDLHLPWWQGARHFMNHLVDGDLASNQLNWQWVAGSGTDAAPYFRIFNPTTQGEKFDPNGDYVRKYVPELRPVQGKAVHKLKDRPKDYPEPMVDHAHERQVSLERYGQITS
- a CDS encoding ABC transporter permease, translated to MRTLNGRRAVWLVMKRELNTRLRTRSFVIGTVVMLVLLLGYVGFQTALAGAADKRTVGLTGQAIGIAQQLQTKAAQSGQQISTVIVTDPAEGKQKVEDGDFDALVSGSAAKLTATYKSSLDNSLRTVLDQVAQQQVLDGVLSAAQLEPADVMAQVNGTHVQDDALSPEPADHTERLILGVIVAFLLYISIITYGMMVAQGVVEEKSSRVVEILLASVRPWQLLLGKVIGLGLVGLTQLVILAAAGLVAATATGVLSLTGFATGALLWGLLWYLLGFLLYATIYGALGSLVSRQEDTQSVVGPINIVLIIGFVSGFNLLLQDPDGTATKVVSLIPLLSPILMPARIATGAATGWEIGLSLGLTVALVALLTWLGGKIYGNSVLRIGSRIKLSEALRG
- a CDS encoding gamma-glutamylcyclotransferase family protein, with the translated sequence MHTDGAGYPLDTAPDGWRERQAVLAYGSNANPSKISWMRAELGLRGPVVVAHARCDGLAAVWASGLRYRDGQRPATLTALPGVEEHAVWFVTPDQLAVLDVCEGRGNRYHLVRLTDPDITLEDGSKVTDVLAYIGAMPIRFPLLVDGKPVRTADVPQAQAIELRGEEAPGPGVACEVVEPPDGRTFP
- a CDS encoding ABC transporter ATP-binding protein, encoding MGEGNLEIDAISKRYGAKVALDGVTFDVRAGELFGFVGSNGAGKTTTIRIALGVLAADGGEVRFDGKPITHETRTHIGYMPEERGLYPKMKVLDQLVYLAELHGLTTNEAHRNAEAWITRLGLAERRKDEVQKLSLGNQQRVQLAAALVHDPAVLVLDEPFSGLDPLAVDVMSAVLREKAAAGVPVVFSSHQLDLVERLCDRVGIIRNGRMVAVGTVGELTAEAGSKLVVTAPGARPGWAASLPGVRVLEERDTTTVLGLEPSADDQAVLAAALSTGPVTEFSHRRRTLTELFRDAVSQNDTADKGEPR
- a CDS encoding FAD-binding oxidoreductase, with product MNELIDHRLRQSWTAEAADAAQLPARAAKWLEQRIGQVAPGAAQVAELTVKIPSSSLVESAVEALSEVVGTANVLVDDAARLARATGLSYLDLLRRRSSAADFPVPDAVVLPAGPDEVQAVLDVCVRHDVGVVPFGGGTSVVGGVAALSGGKTSVIALDLVRLDALVSVDTESRIAVLQAGVRGPEAERLLGERGLTLGHIPQSFERATIGGFAATRSAGQASSGYGRFEDMVTGVRLATPRGEWKLGVAPASAAGPDLRQLAVGSEGTLGVITEVSLRVRPAPPVKRYEGYALPGWEAGAAAVRDLAQNHVLADVTRLSDVDETEVSLALNAGLKTTALRRYLAARGVRRPCFLIVGWEGTAHDVAVRRRETTRRLKALGAVRVGKALGESWRHGRFGGPRQRDALMDRGVCVETLETATYWSTVDELRDDVRAALTASLGRAIVMCHISHAYETGASLYFTVLTARDQADPVGQWQRAKAAACEAISGLGTISHHHAVGVDHAPYLSAEIGKLGVEVLRAAKSAVDPTGILNPGKLV
- a CDS encoding TetR/AcrR family transcriptional regulator, with the translated sequence MADDVLLDAARTCVLAVGVRRTTLAEIARTARVSRMTVYRRFPDVRSVLAALMTREFSGLLRTASERGAEAADSRERLVLIASAGIRALSNDPLFRTLLDVDPELVLPYIVERLGATQRFAEQVLHQLLEAGHQDGSVRRAPVAAQARSVLLLVQSFAFSLRPATMDLDPAALMAEFTHVLDAALKP
- a CDS encoding glycerol-3-phosphate dehydrogenase/oxidase, encoding MTSGSLNAQRRERELAELASGERVDVIVVGGGVTGAGIALDAASRGLSVALVEAHDLAFGTSRWSSKLVHGGLRYLAHGELGLAHESAVERGIMMTRTAPHLTRAMPQLFPLYPSTSRTQQALVSAGLRAGDGLRRAARTPSSVLPRPRTIPAAEALALAPGLSPYGLRGALLAYDGALVDDARLVITLARTAATFGARILTRLSALSVTADRVRVRDGVSGDELDLVARQVINATGVWAGTLTGSVRLRPSRGSHLVLAPGTVPMGTTSINIGVPGETNRFVFLLPQPDGRVYLGLTDEPVSGPLPDVPTVPESDVDFLLSLASSVLSRPLTRDDIAGSYAGLRPLIEGTGGRSADLSRKHAVLAGSDGLLTVVGGKLTTYRRMAEDAVDAAVRLAGLPASPCRTARLPLLGAARREDLSLVDAQPRLVAKYGTEAPRVAALGELDAEFAAPVSDGTEITAAEIVWAVRNEGALDVEDVLERRTRLSLIPSDAAAATPRVAELVDKALAGLA